The proteins below are encoded in one region of Metabacillus dongyingensis:
- a CDS encoding YitT family protein yields the protein MKKFVEYVFLTLGASIVAIGLETMLAPNGLVDGGVTALSIMANALWGIPIYVVFLGLNIPILIFTAKEVGKTFVIRTLYANIITTVGLVLLKSIPPITQSEVLIVLYGGVILGVGIGIVVKFGGAIDGTEMLAIWFNQHYRFPIASFLLVVNAFIFTIAAFIYSLEQAMLSLAVFYIVTKMINYVLDGLNCGKSVMIISEKPDEVGDSIINYLNISITFLYGEGGFLGERKKVIYCITNRFIFSKLKSVVLSADPSAIMEASYVCETSGIDRSLIFPKANPS from the coding sequence ATGAAAAAGTTTGTAGAGTATGTTTTTTTAACTTTGGGGGCGTCAATCGTTGCTATTGGATTAGAAACGATGTTAGCACCAAACGGGCTAGTAGATGGTGGTGTAACAGCGTTATCGATTATGGCCAATGCTTTATGGGGAATCCCAATTTATGTAGTATTTTTGGGCTTAAATATACCTATCTTAATTTTTACAGCTAAAGAAGTGGGTAAAACCTTTGTCATTAGAACTCTATATGCAAATATCATTACTACCGTTGGTTTAGTACTATTAAAATCGATTCCTCCTATTACTCAATCTGAAGTATTAATTGTTTTATACGGTGGAGTAATCTTAGGAGTTGGGATTGGTATCGTTGTAAAGTTTGGCGGTGCAATAGATGGCACTGAAATGCTGGCGATTTGGTTTAACCAACACTATCGATTTCCGATTGCCTCATTTTTATTAGTAGTGAATGCTTTCATATTTACGATTGCAGCGTTTATCTATTCATTGGAACAAGCCATGCTATCTCTGGCGGTTTTTTATATAGTGACGAAAATGATTAATTATGTTTTAGATGGATTAAATTGTGGGAAATCAGTCATGATCATTTCAGAAAAACCGGATGAAGTCGGAGATAGTATTATCAATTATTTAAATATCAGCATCACATTTTTATATGGAGAAGGCGGTTTTTTAGGGGAAAGAAAGAAGGTTATTTATTGTATTACGAACAGGTTTATTTTTTCCAAATTAAAAAGTGTCGTTTTATCAGCAGATCCATCAGCTATTATGGAGGCATCCTATGTTTGTGAAACATCTGGTATAGATAGGTCGCTTATATTTCCGAAAGCCAACCCTAGTTAA
- a CDS encoding JAB domain-containing protein — MNLESIFEVVRIRQEIREAKEAFAAYKITSPMDAEKLAASYIADEDREVFLVMMLNTKNEVIGLHRAHVGSLNASVVHPREVMKSAILNNAASIIVSHQHPSGDPTPSIEDIEVTKRIAEAGKTLGIQLLDHIIVTHKGNHISLKEKGYL; from the coding sequence ATGAATTTAGAATCTATCTTTGAAGTAGTGAGAATCAGACAGGAAATCAGAGAAGCAAAAGAAGCTTTTGCCGCATACAAGATAACATCCCCAATGGATGCAGAAAAGCTTGCGGCATCCTATATTGCAGATGAGGACAGAGAGGTATTTCTCGTCATGATGCTTAATACAAAAAATGAGGTTATCGGGCTGCACCGGGCACATGTGGGAAGTTTAAATGCAAGTGTTGTTCATCCAAGAGAAGTGATGAAATCAGCTATTTTAAACAATGCTGCCTCTATTATCGTAAGTCACCAGCATCCCTCAGGAGACCCAACACCAAGCATAGAAGATATTGAAGTTACAAAGAGAATTGCTGAAGCAGGGAAGACGTTAGGCATTCAGCTCCTTGACCACATTATCGTCACCCACAAAGGAAATCATATTAGCTTGAAAGAAAAAGGTTACCTTTAA
- a CDS encoding GntR family transcriptional regulator — MKKDTIKPIKRLSFRDEVYQTLKKSIINLELQPEERLSDKELAEKFGISRTPVREALKRLEDEGLVESLPGSSTRVAPLKLEEAKHAFTVVAALHALAARLASPLLKEMDIEKLEFSNKTLKIAIEKGEAIKAIEADGTFHKVFLDVAGNPEITIALERSLPKIQRLEISQFTTLKGLNSVEQHNQIISACKNQEYERVVRLVEENWLSLGKLLAQQNESRGEFS; from the coding sequence ATGAAAAAAGATACCATAAAACCAATTAAACGTTTGTCATTTAGAGATGAAGTGTATCAAACTTTAAAAAAGTCGATTATCAACTTGGAATTACAACCAGAAGAACGCTTAAGTGACAAAGAATTAGCAGAGAAGTTTGGAATTAGTCGTACCCCTGTTAGGGAAGCACTTAAAAGACTTGAAGACGAAGGACTTGTTGAGTCACTTCCAGGGTCATCTACTCGCGTAGCGCCATTAAAGTTAGAGGAGGCGAAACATGCTTTTACTGTTGTAGCAGCTTTACATGCTCTAGCTGCTCGCCTTGCAAGTCCTTTATTGAAGGAAATGGATATTGAAAAATTAGAATTTAGCAATAAGACTTTGAAGATTGCCATTGAAAAAGGTGAAGCTATTAAAGCAATTGAAGCAGATGGAACTTTTCATAAGGTTTTCCTAGACGTGGCTGGGAACCCTGAAATTACAATTGCATTGGAACGTAGCTTACCTAAAATTCAGCGATTAGAGATTTCACAATTTACTACACTAAAAGGGTTAAATTCGGTAGAACAACACAATCAAATTATATCAGCTTGTAAAAATCAAGAATATGAAAGAGTTGTTCGTCTTGTAGAAGAAAACTGGCTAAGTCTTGGCAAGCTGTTAGCACAACAAAATGAGAGCCGAGGTGAGTTCAGTTGA
- a CDS encoding multidrug resistance efflux transporter family protein produces the protein MKSILIGICAAFFFAFTFVLNASMELSGGSWIWSASLRFIFMVPFLLCIVIMRKNLRPLLNEMRKQPGKWMLWSFVGFGLFYAPLCFASAYSPGWLIAGTWQITIISGALLAPLFFETIDTKNGPLQIRGKIPFRGLIMSLIILFGIVLMQMEHAKQLSVENLLLGVVPILVASFAYPLGNRKMMDVCEGRLDAYQRVLGMTLASLPFWFLLSLYGLFTVGLPSGGQSLQSLLVALFSGVIATVLFFMATDMVRGNMQKLAAVEATQSMEVLFALAGELLFLSIPLPSPLSWFGIVFVILGMILHSYVSNRKVEKYYKQSFNL, from the coding sequence TTGAAATCAATTTTAATCGGTATTTGTGCAGCCTTCTTTTTTGCTTTTACATTTGTTCTTAATGCATCTATGGAGTTGTCTGGTGGTAGTTGGATTTGGAGTGCTTCGCTCCGATTTATCTTTATGGTCCCATTTCTTTTGTGTATTGTCATCATGAGAAAAAATCTGCGACCACTCTTAAACGAAATGAGAAAACAACCAGGAAAATGGATGTTATGGAGCTTTGTTGGTTTCGGGTTATTCTATGCTCCATTATGTTTTGCCTCTGCTTATTCACCTGGCTGGCTGATCGCTGGTACATGGCAAATTACGATTATTTCAGGTGCATTACTAGCACCGTTATTTTTTGAAACGATAGACACAAAGAATGGTCCATTACAGATAAGAGGGAAAATTCCCTTTAGAGGTCTTATCATGTCATTGATCATTCTGTTTGGTATTGTTCTCATGCAAATGGAACATGCAAAGCAACTTTCTGTAGAAAATCTATTATTGGGAGTTGTCCCTATTCTAGTTGCATCATTTGCCTATCCTTTAGGGAATCGTAAAATGATGGATGTATGTGAAGGGCGTTTAGATGCTTATCAACGGGTGTTGGGAATGACACTAGCAAGTCTTCCATTCTGGTTTTTACTTTCCTTGTATGGCTTGTTTACCGTCGGGTTACCCAGTGGAGGGCAAAGTCTTCAATCGTTATTGGTGGCACTTTTTTCAGGAGTCATTGCGACTGTCTTATTTTTCATGGCAACAGATATGGTAAGAGGAAATATGCAAAAGTTAGCTGCTGTTGAAGCGACTCAATCAATGGAAGTGCTTTTTGCATTAGCTGGGGAACTACTATTTCTGTCGATACCACTTCCTTCTCCATTATCTTGGTTCGGTATCGTTTTCGTCATTCTTGGCATGATTTTGCATAGTTATGTTTCAAATAGAAAAGTGGAAAAGTATTATAAACAGTCATTTAATCTTTAA
- a CDS encoding pyruvate oxidase, which produces MFRASAGDYMMDLLIEWGVDHIYGMPGDSINTLIESIRKVKDQINFIQVRHEEAGALAAAAYAKLTGKLGVCMGIAGPGAIHLLNGLYDAKLDKAPVLAIVGQVETDLMGTDFFQEVDLANLFKDVAVYSQMVMSAEQLPAVLNQAIRTAYDKKGVSVLIIPDDIPRFEVERHARLTSSFYVQSNILPQEKDVKKAIEILNEAKRPVILAGKGARGASQSLLTFAEKMKAPIILSLPGKGVIPDEHPFCLGGLGLIGTKPATLAMEEADTLIMIGTSFPFTGYLPKNAKTIQLDNDPSQIGKRYAVDVGLAGDSYQTLQNLITLVENHNDGSFLNKCQANLNEWRQKLHEQEQDDSIPIKPQRVINALQKVAEDDAILSVDVGNVTVWMARHFNMTNQKFVISSWLATLGCGLPGAIAGKVAYPDKQVFAICGDGGFQMMMNDFVTAVKYDLPLVVIVLNNHKIAMIKFEQEVMGNAEFGTDLHNPDFARYADICGGIGYHVEHPEELLPVLNKAISAKKPCIVDVIVDASEAPLPAKVTFGQAKGYARHMLKELFQEGTIHKPPL; this is translated from the coding sequence ATGTTTAGAGCATCTGCAGGTGACTATATGATGGACCTTTTGATAGAGTGGGGAGTAGATCATATATATGGAATGCCAGGGGATTCAATAAATACTTTAATTGAGTCCATAAGAAAGGTAAAAGACCAAATTAATTTTATACAGGTTAGGCATGAAGAAGCTGGTGCTTTAGCAGCAGCGGCCTATGCAAAATTAACTGGTAAGCTGGGTGTGTGTATGGGGATTGCTGGACCTGGTGCAATCCATTTATTAAATGGACTTTATGATGCAAAATTAGATAAAGCTCCAGTATTAGCCATTGTAGGACAAGTAGAAACAGATTTAATGGGAACGGATTTCTTTCAGGAAGTCGATCTCGCCAACCTTTTTAAAGATGTTGCCGTATACAGTCAAATGGTTATGTCAGCTGAACAACTCCCAGCTGTATTAAATCAGGCAATAAGAACAGCTTATGATAAAAAAGGCGTCTCCGTTCTTATCATTCCTGATGATATACCAAGGTTTGAAGTAGAGCGACATGCTAGGCTAACAAGCTCTTTTTATGTTCAGTCCAATATACTTCCTCAAGAAAAAGATGTAAAGAAAGCAATTGAAATCTTAAATGAAGCAAAACGACCTGTTATTTTAGCAGGAAAAGGAGCTAGAGGTGCAAGTCAATCTCTCCTTACATTTGCTGAAAAAATGAAAGCGCCAATTATTCTTAGTCTACCCGGTAAAGGAGTTATTCCAGATGAACATCCTTTTTGTTTAGGAGGACTTGGGTTAATTGGAACCAAACCAGCAACTTTGGCAATGGAAGAGGCTGATACGTTAATTATGATTGGCACATCTTTCCCATTTACAGGATATCTACCTAAAAATGCAAAAACCATACAGTTAGACAATGACCCATCTCAGATCGGAAAACGTTATGCCGTTGATGTTGGACTTGCAGGTGATTCTTATCAAACTTTACAAAATCTCATTACCTTGGTTGAAAATCATAATGATGGTTCATTTCTTAATAAATGTCAGGCAAATTTAAATGAGTGGCGGCAAAAATTACATGAGCAGGAACAAGACGATTCAATACCAATTAAACCCCAGCGTGTCATTAATGCCCTGCAGAAAGTTGCAGAAGATGATGCCATTCTTTCAGTCGATGTAGGGAATGTTACTGTATGGATGGCTCGCCATTTCAACATGACAAATCAAAAGTTTGTCATCTCAAGCTGGCTAGCAACATTAGGATGCGGCTTACCTGGAGCAATTGCCGGAAAGGTCGCTTATCCGGATAAACAGGTATTTGCAATTTGTGGGGATGGCGGCTTCCAAATGATGATGAATGACTTTGTCACCGCTGTAAAATATGATCTTCCACTAGTAGTAATCGTTCTTAATAATCATAAAATTGCAATGATTAAATTCGAACAGGAAGTAATGGGAAATGCTGAATTTGGTACCGATTTACATAACCCAGATTTTGCAAGATATGCTGATATTTGCGGAGGGATAGGTTATCATGTCGAACATCCAGAGGAACTACTACCTGTATTGAATAAAGCGATATCTGCAAAAAAACCTTGTATTGTTGATGTTATCGTAGATGCAAGTGAAGCACCGTTACCTGCAAAAGTAACATTTGGACAGGCTAAAGGTTATGCCCGTCACATGCTAAAAGAATTGTTTCAGGAAGGAACAATCCATAAGCCACCACTCTAA
- a CDS encoding GntR family transcriptional regulator, whose protein sequence is MLKYQQIATEIEKDIEENALQQGDKLPVLEALMTRFEVSKSTITKSLDLLEKKGIVFQVRGSGIFVRRHKRKGYISLLSNQGFKKSLEDFQITSEVIELDVRKPTKEAALNLNMELDDDVYYVKRVRYIYGLTLCLEESYFNKSIITYLNNEIVSESIFNYLTEGLGLKIGFADTFLHVNKLTDEEAKYLELKKGDPKLYVESVFHLTNGQPFDFSKVTYNYEQSQFFIQTSSHFL, encoded by the coding sequence ATGTTAAAGTACCAGCAAATAGCAACGGAAATTGAAAAGGATATTGAAGAGAATGCGCTTCAACAAGGCGATAAACTGCCCGTATTAGAAGCATTAATGACTAGATTTGAAGTGAGTAAGAGTACGATTACCAAATCTTTAGATCTCTTAGAGAAAAAAGGGATTGTGTTTCAAGTCAGAGGTAGTGGAATTTTTGTTAGAAGGCATAAGAGAAAAGGATATATTAGTCTTCTTTCTAATCAGGGGTTTAAAAAAAGCCTTGAAGATTTTCAAATAACTTCAGAAGTGATTGAATTAGACGTACGAAAACCAACAAAAGAAGCGGCTCTTAATTTAAATATGGAACTCGATGACGATGTCTATTATGTAAAGAGAGTTCGTTATATATACGGGCTAACGTTATGCTTAGAGGAATCGTATTTTAATAAATCGATTATTACTTATTTGAATAACGAAATTGTCTCAGAATCGATTTTTAATTATCTTACGGAAGGATTAGGGTTAAAGATCGGTTTTGCAGATACATTTCTTCATGTCAATAAGTTGACTGATGAAGAAGCGAAGTATTTAGAATTGAAAAAAGGAGATCCTAAACTATACGTTGAATCTGTGTTTCACTTAACCAATGGTCAACCATTCGACTTTTCCAAAGTAACGTATAACTATGAACAATCCCAGTTCTTTATCCAAACGAGTAGTCACTTTTTATAA
- a CDS encoding beta-glucoside-specific PTS transporter subunit IIABC, with protein sequence MSGKVRDYSKLAADILKAVGGEENVIGATRCATRLRLVLKRSNPKAKEQVASMPGVITVVENSGQFQVVIGQHVGEVFEEFSNLVNIETSDVENENKGTIVNRIIATMSAVFAPFIYILAAAGILQGGLILINLLFNSFAETGTYQVLSFISWSPFTFLPIFIAITASKHFKTNTYIAVACCAALVSPTWAEMAAQIAEGTNISFLGLALTQTTYTSSVLPPLFLVWILSYLERFLNKRMNEVIRPLFVPLLCMVIMVPLTIGLIGPITTMGANGIANGYNFLAENAPALAGAIIGSFWQVIVIFGVHWGITPMVLANFDLYGRDSFQAYQTIAVIAQVGAVLGVVLKTKSQETRKVGISAGITGIFGITEPAIYGVTLRFKKPFIFGCISGAIGAIAASFFHPYYFAYAGLPGPLTIVNGINADYPMSIWGILLGAVIAILLPIILIQLFGYGEETAKEADSNNTKETQGQSEDFVSQVNEEIIQAPLIGKVVPLSEVPDEVFSSGMMGEGFAIVPSDNKVYGPFDGTVVMVAPTKHAIGLRSKTGVELLVHIGLETVKLDGIPFGLNVKEGDEFKKGDLLIEFDQEFIQNQGLQTITPVIVTNSAAYEEVIMEDIKESAFHQKMMTVVK encoded by the coding sequence TTGTCGGGAAAAGTGAGGGATTATTCAAAGCTGGCAGCAGACATTTTAAAAGCAGTTGGAGGAGAAGAGAATGTGATTGGAGCTACACGCTGTGCTACCAGACTTCGGTTAGTGCTGAAGCGTTCTAATCCAAAAGCGAAGGAACAAGTAGCGTCAATGCCTGGCGTTATTACCGTGGTAGAAAACAGCGGACAGTTCCAGGTTGTTATTGGGCAGCATGTAGGGGAAGTGTTTGAAGAGTTTTCAAATTTGGTCAATATTGAAACCTCGGATGTAGAAAATGAAAACAAAGGCACAATCGTAAACCGTATTATTGCAACGATGTCAGCAGTGTTTGCACCTTTTATATACATTTTAGCTGCTGCAGGTATTTTGCAAGGTGGATTAATCTTAATCAATTTACTGTTTAACAGCTTTGCCGAAACAGGGACTTATCAGGTTTTAAGTTTTATCTCTTGGTCGCCATTCACATTTTTGCCGATTTTCATTGCGATTACCGCATCAAAGCATTTTAAAACCAATACTTATATCGCAGTCGCATGTTGTGCTGCGTTAGTGAGTCCAACGTGGGCAGAAATGGCAGCACAAATTGCAGAAGGAACCAATATTTCGTTTTTAGGGCTTGCCTTAACTCAAACAACATATACGTCTTCTGTACTGCCACCGTTATTTTTAGTATGGATTTTGTCTTATCTTGAAAGGTTTTTAAACAAGAGAATGAACGAAGTCATAAGGCCGTTATTTGTTCCATTATTATGTATGGTCATCATGGTGCCTTTAACGATTGGCTTAATCGGTCCTATTACAACAATGGGTGCAAATGGAATTGCAAACGGATACAACTTCTTGGCAGAAAATGCACCTGCTTTGGCAGGAGCGATCATCGGCTCATTCTGGCAAGTCATTGTTATTTTTGGCGTACATTGGGGAATCACACCTATGGTATTAGCGAATTTTGATTTATATGGCCGGGATTCATTCCAGGCGTATCAAACAATCGCCGTTATCGCGCAAGTCGGAGCGGTACTGGGTGTTGTTTTAAAAACAAAAAGCCAAGAAACACGAAAAGTCGGCATTTCTGCAGGTATTACCGGAATATTCGGCATTACAGAACCAGCCATTTACGGGGTGACGCTGCGATTTAAGAAGCCATTTATTTTTGGCTGCATCTCCGGTGCGATTGGTGCCATTGCCGCAAGTTTCTTTCATCCCTATTATTTTGCATATGCTGGGCTGCCAGGTCCGCTCACCATTGTAAACGGCATCAATGCAGATTATCCAATGTCTATTTGGGGCATTTTGCTGGGGGCTGTCATTGCTATTCTTCTTCCTATTATTTTAATTCAGCTTTTCGGATATGGAGAAGAGACAGCGAAAGAAGCAGACAGCAACAATACAAAAGAAACACAAGGCCAAAGTGAAGATTTTGTTTCTCAAGTGAATGAAGAAATCATACAAGCACCATTAATCGGCAAGGTTGTTCCTCTTTCAGAAGTACCGGATGAAGTATTTAGCTCTGGCATGATGGGAGAAGGCTTTGCTATTGTTCCATCAGACAACAAAGTGTATGGACCGTTTGACGGAACTGTCGTCATGGTCGCGCCGACCAAGCATGCGATCGGCTTGCGCTCAAAAACAGGTGTAGAACTGCTCGTGCACATTGGGTTGGAAACGGTTAAATTGGATGGAATACCTTTTGGTTTGAACGTAAAAGAGGGGGATGAATTCAAAAAAGGAGATCTTCTAATAGAATTTGACCAAGAATTCATTCAAAATCAAGGATTACAAACAATTACACCTGTCATTGTGACAAATTCAGCAGCTTATGAAGAAGTGATTATGGAAGATATTAAAGAAAGTGCATTTCATCAGAAAATGATGACAGTTGTAAAATAA
- the bglA gene encoding 6-phospho-beta-glucosidase BglA, which translates to MAKLQENFLWGGALAAHQFEGGWNQGGKGPSVVDVMTAGAHGVPRKITETIEENEFYPNHEAIDFYHKYKEDIALFAEMGLKCLRTSIGWSRIFPKGDEAEPNEEGLQFYDNVFDELLKHGIEPVITLSHFEMPLHLAREYGGFRNRKVVDFFARFAEVCFNRYKDKVKYWMTFNEINNKMDVNNPLFLWTNSGVVVGENENAKEVMYQAGHHELLASALAVSKGKEINPDFQIGAMVSHVPIYPYSSNPEDVMLAEEMMRQRYFFPDVHVRGYYPSYALKEFEREGYSIPFEDGDEEILRNGTVDYLGFSYYMSTTVKSDVQNDNLGNIVNGGLPNGVENPYIKSSDWGWAIDPIGLRYTLNRFYDRYQIPLFIVENGFGAVDTMEEDGSIHDASRIDYLKSHIEAMEKAVTYDGVELMGYTPWGIIDIVSFTTGEMKKRYGMIYVDRDNEGNGSMKRFKKDSFDWYKEVIESNGEKLKMEEYVK; encoded by the coding sequence ATGGCGAAATTACAAGAGAATTTTTTATGGGGCGGTGCTTTGGCTGCCCACCAGTTTGAAGGCGGATGGAATCAAGGCGGTAAAGGACCAAGCGTCGTAGACGTGATGACAGCAGGTGCTCATGGTGTGCCAAGAAAAATCACCGAAACAATTGAAGAAAATGAATTTTATCCGAACCACGAAGCAATTGATTTCTATCATAAATATAAAGAAGATATAGCTTTGTTTGCTGAAATGGGCTTAAAGTGCTTGAGAACATCGATTGGATGGAGCAGAATTTTTCCAAAAGGAGACGAAGCTGAGCCGAATGAAGAAGGGCTCCAGTTTTATGACAACGTCTTTGATGAGTTGCTGAAGCATGGCATAGAGCCGGTTATTACGCTGTCCCACTTTGAAATGCCGCTTCATTTGGCACGAGAATACGGCGGATTCAGAAACAGAAAAGTAGTCGACTTCTTCGCTCGGTTCGCTGAAGTTTGCTTTAACCGCTATAAAGATAAAGTAAAGTACTGGATGACCTTTAACGAAATCAACAATAAAATGGATGTAAACAATCCGCTGTTTTTATGGACGAACTCGGGCGTTGTTGTCGGCGAAAACGAGAACGCGAAAGAAGTGATGTACCAGGCGGGGCACCACGAATTGCTGGCAAGTGCATTGGCGGTATCAAAAGGAAAAGAAATCAACCCGGATTTCCAAATCGGGGCTATGGTGTCGCATGTGCCGATTTATCCATATTCATCAAACCCGGAAGATGTGATGCTGGCGGAAGAAATGATGAGACAGCGCTACTTCTTCCCTGATGTACACGTTCGAGGCTACTACCCAAGCTACGCTTTGAAAGAATTTGAGCGAGAAGGATACTCGATTCCATTTGAAGATGGTGATGAAGAGATTTTACGGAATGGAACAGTTGATTATTTAGGCTTTAGTTATTACATGTCAACAACGGTTAAAAGTGATGTGCAAAACGACAACCTGGGTAATATTGTGAATGGCGGATTGCCTAATGGTGTAGAAAATCCGTATATCAAATCGAGTGATTGGGGCTGGGCAATTGACCCGATCGGCTTACGCTACACATTAAATCGTTTTTATGATCGATATCAAATTCCATTGTTTATTGTAGAAAATGGATTCGGCGCTGTAGATACAATGGAAGAAGACGGCTCGATTCATGACGCATCAAGAATCGACTATTTAAAGTCTCACATTGAAGCAATGGAAAAAGCTGTAACGTATGACGGCGTTGAATTAATGGGCTACACTCCTTGGGGAATCATCGATATCGTATCCTTTACAACAGGTGAGATGAAAAAGCGGTACGGCATGATTTACGTGGACCGTGACAATGAAGGAAACGGATCAATGAAGCGATTTAAGAAAGATTCATTTGACTGGTACAAAGAAGTGATTGAATCGAATGGAGAAAAACTGAAAATGGAAGAGTATGTTAAATAA
- a CDS encoding amidase family protein, which translates to MGKWYRKPITFATSLVLAGSLYSTSAAAAPKAANPVEEGRFTEQIEEASIFDLQHAMQKGDLTSEELVKFYLDRIEEYDDSINSIITIDEDVIAEAKQLDKERKAGKVRGELHGIPVILKDNYDTYDMPTTAGSLSLEGSIPPDDSYQTKKFREEGAIILGKANLHEFAFGYLTISSLGGQTYNPYDLTRYPGGSSGGTAAAVASNFAAVGLGTDTGGSIRVPASFNNLVGIRPTMGLASRDGIIPLALTQDVGGPIARNVEDAAIVLDAIAGYDPADPVTAASNGYIPKTYTHYLKKNGLKNARIGVVRALFGNDPQINKGMDQAIEDMEELGADVVEVTVPNLDKIISYPSLSNFEFKFDLNNYLASLGSNAPVKSLAEIIDSGKYDPSIKNSLIARNNKESLENDPVYQDIITNRSKLAKESLNSVLNENELDALVYPTLSSLPAVIGTNQGSGSAPMLSPFSGFPALSVPAGFSDSGLPIGMEMLGREFAEPTLIKLAYSYQEGTEHRKAPVLK; encoded by the coding sequence ATGGGAAAGTGGTATAGGAAGCCGATTACTTTCGCGACCAGCTTAGTATTGGCGGGAAGCTTATATTCGACTTCGGCGGCTGCAGCTCCAAAAGCAGCAAATCCGGTTGAGGAAGGCCGTTTTACAGAGCAGATTGAAGAGGCATCAATCTTTGACCTGCAGCATGCGATGCAAAAGGGGGATTTGACCTCTGAGGAATTGGTTAAATTTTATCTTGATCGAATTGAGGAATACGATGACAGCATCAACTCCATTATTACAATCGATGAAGATGTCATTGCTGAAGCGAAGCAGCTTGACAAGGAGCGCAAAGCGGGTAAAGTCCGTGGGGAATTGCATGGAATTCCTGTAATTTTAAAAGACAATTATGATACATATGACATGCCAACTACGGCAGGATCTCTGTCGCTTGAAGGTTCGATTCCACCGGACGATTCCTACCAAACAAAGAAATTTAGAGAAGAAGGAGCTATTATTTTAGGGAAAGCCAATCTTCATGAATTTGCGTTTGGATACCTAACCATCAGTTCACTTGGCGGCCAAACCTACAATCCGTATGATCTGACAAGGTATCCAGGCGGTTCGAGCGGCGGTACCGCAGCAGCGGTTGCTTCCAACTTTGCTGCAGTTGGATTGGGTACAGATACTGGAGGATCGATCAGGGTTCCGGCTTCCTTTAACAATCTGGTCGGAATACGGCCAACGATGGGACTAGCCAGCCGTGATGGTATCATTCCACTTGCCCTTACTCAGGATGTGGGCGGACCAATTGCGCGTAACGTAGAAGATGCAGCGATAGTCCTTGATGCGATTGCCGGCTATGACCCAGCCGACCCTGTTACCGCAGCAAGTAACGGGTACATTCCCAAAACCTATACACATTATCTTAAGAAGAATGGACTTAAGAATGCACGTATAGGAGTTGTGCGAGCCTTGTTTGGAAATGACCCTCAAATTAATAAAGGCATGGACCAAGCCATTGAGGATATGGAGGAGCTCGGAGCAGATGTAGTAGAAGTGACTGTTCCGAATCTAGATAAAATTATTTCCTATCCAAGCCTCAGTAACTTTGAATTTAAATTCGATCTCAACAATTATTTGGCTTCCCTTGGATCAAATGCACCTGTGAAGTCTCTTGCAGAAATTATTGATAGCGGAAAATACGACCCTAGCATTAAAAACAGCTTGATAGCAAGAAATAATAAAGAATCTTTAGAAAATGATCCTGTATATCAGGACATCATTACTAATCGTTCTAAGCTGGCAAAAGAAAGCCTAAATTCAGTCTTAAATGAAAATGAATTGGATGCGCTTGTTTATCCAACTTTAAGTTCTTTGCCAGCTGTGATAGGAACAAATCAGGGATCCGGGTCTGCGCCAATGTTAAGCCCTTTCTCCGGTTTTCCAGCACTCTCTGTTCCAGCAGGTTTCAGCGATAGCGGCCTCCCAATCGGAATGGAGATGCTTGGCAGGGAATTCGCCGAGCCGACTTTGATTAAGCTCGCTTATTCTTACCAAGAAGGGACAGAGCATCGGAAAGCACCAGTGCTAAAATAG